A section of the Gloeobacter violaceus PCC 7421 genome encodes:
- a CDS encoding GNAT family N-acetyltransferase codes for MLPEPPPEASFAIRRYCFEDIEPIYQAVRESMADLAPWMPWCHAGYSREDSAAWVLTREDDWKSDRTYDFVIYERTSGDIVGGVGLNHLSRAYRLANLGYWVRSSRTRRGAASTAALLVARFGFDYLDLERLEIIAALTNTASRRVAQKVGARCEGLLRRRLPLGDHIHDAVLYSLIRTDLVS; via the coding sequence ATGCTTCCCGAACCGCCCCCCGAGGCCAGTTTTGCCATCCGCCGCTACTGCTTCGAAGATATCGAGCCTATCTATCAGGCCGTGCGCGAATCGATGGCGGATCTGGCCCCCTGGATGCCCTGGTGCCACGCGGGTTACTCCCGGGAGGACAGTGCCGCCTGGGTGCTGACGCGCGAGGACGACTGGAAGTCCGACCGCACCTACGACTTTGTCATCTACGAGCGCACCAGCGGCGACATCGTCGGGGGAGTGGGACTCAACCACCTCAGCCGCGCCTACCGGCTGGCCAACCTGGGCTACTGGGTGCGCAGTTCGCGTACCCGCCGGGGAGCAGCAAGCACCGCCGCCCTGCTGGTGGCCCGCTTCGGTTTCGATTACCTGGATCTGGAGCGCCTGGAGATTATCGCCGCCCTCACCAATACCGCCAGCCGGCGGGTGGCCCAGAAGGTGGGTGCCAGATGCGAGGGACTTTTGCGCCGCCGGTTGCCTTTGGGAGACCACATCCACGATGCGGTACTCTACTCGCTCATCCGCACGGATTTAGTGAGCTGA
- a CDS encoding aminopeptidase P family protein encodes MTAWMERPSMAEALKERRRRLAALVERPAVLWSGQSIGRNYPANTYPFRANSHFLYFAGVPLEGAAIRLDSGKLELFLDEPGPAHALWHGEVPGREAVATFVGADAAYPLAELGARATGAATLPATDTTTRAGQTQLLERTLPASHELDRADRALAEAVIVLRLSHDEAALGELRRAAAVSVVAHQAGMRVTPKAKYESEVRAAMEGVIIANRMATAYGSIVTVHGEVLHNEQYHHTLTPGDLLLADVGAESELGWASDITRTWPVSGRYSPTQRAIYDIVLAAHDACIASMKPGVEYRDLHLLACAVMAAGLVDLGILRGKPEDLVERDVHALFFPHGIGHLLGLDVHDMEDLGDLAGYAPGRERSERFGLGYLRLNRPLAAGMLVTIEPGFYQVPVLFGDPLNREKYADAVNWERLGQFADVRGIRIEDDVLVTETGTEVLTAALPTRAEAIESLVLAGA; translated from the coding sequence ATGACGGCATGGATGGAGCGTCCTTCGATGGCCGAGGCCCTTAAGGAGCGACGGCGGCGGCTTGCCGCCCTGGTGGAGAGACCTGCCGTCCTCTGGTCCGGCCAGAGCATCGGGCGCAACTATCCGGCCAACACCTATCCGTTTCGGGCCAATAGCCACTTTCTGTACTTTGCCGGGGTGCCCCTGGAGGGTGCCGCAATCCGCCTGGATAGCGGCAAGCTGGAGCTGTTCCTCGACGAACCGGGTCCGGCCCACGCCCTGTGGCACGGCGAGGTACCCGGCCGGGAGGCGGTGGCCACCTTTGTCGGAGCCGACGCCGCCTATCCGCTTGCGGAACTGGGCGCGCGCGCAACCGGGGCGGCGACATTGCCGGCTACCGACACTACCACCCGCGCGGGTCAGACCCAACTATTGGAACGAACGCTCCCGGCCTCCCACGAACTGGACAGGGCCGACCGCGCCCTGGCTGAGGCGGTGATCGTCCTGCGCCTGTCCCACGACGAGGCGGCCCTGGGTGAACTGAGGCGGGCTGCCGCCGTGAGCGTCGTCGCTCACCAGGCGGGCATGCGGGTCACCCCCAAGGCCAAGTACGAGTCGGAGGTGCGCGCCGCCATGGAAGGGGTGATCATCGCCAACCGCATGGCCACCGCCTACGGCAGCATCGTCACCGTCCACGGCGAAGTGCTCCACAACGAGCAGTACCACCACACCCTCACCCCCGGCGATCTGCTCCTGGCCGACGTCGGTGCGGAGAGCGAACTGGGCTGGGCCTCCGACATCACCCGCACTTGGCCCGTTTCGGGACGCTACTCACCTACCCAGCGGGCGATTTACGACATCGTGCTCGCCGCCCACGATGCCTGCATCGCCTCGATGAAACCGGGTGTAGAGTACCGCGATCTGCATCTACTCGCCTGCGCGGTAATGGCGGCGGGGCTGGTGGATCTGGGCATCCTGCGCGGCAAACCCGAAGACCTGGTCGAGCGCGACGTCCACGCCCTGTTCTTTCCCCACGGCATCGGCCATCTGCTGGGTCTCGATGTGCACGATATGGAAGATCTGGGGGATCTGGCGGGCTATGCCCCCGGCCGCGAGCGCTCCGAACGCTTCGGCCTCGGTTATCTGCGCCTCAACCGCCCCCTGGCCGCCGGTATGCTCGTCACGATTGAACCGGGCTTCTACCAGGTGCCTGTCCTGTTTGGCGATCCGCTCAACCGCGAAAAGTACGCCGATGCGGTGAATTGGGAACGGCTCGGCCAATTTGCCGACGTGCGCGGCATCCGCATCGAGGACGATGTACTGGTCACCGAGACCGGTACTGAGGTGCTGACCGCCGCTTTGCCGACGCGGGCCGAGGCGATTGAAAGCCTGGTTCTGGCGGGCGCCTAA
- a CDS encoding caspase family protein: MADIKALIVAINDYPGTTNDLPSCLEDARKFIEVLKSPSYGLRTQQLRTLYDAEATIKNVTDGLDWLLSGVSRSANGKQDARRILYFSGHGFRTELEGILRECLCLHDGFFFDQQLSAKTQGLPPGMLTVILDSCHSGGMEKPFLLVVSTDESEERTRNKVWIPEDLSKEIAVELDQTVSLPFKAFGGPVEPPLAASKSGAMRLMATSAIARQKADAPRVNGLVLSACRAEQTAAASTSRTNGMSAFTYGIVTALTKAGQSLPSYDRLSNARLLQAVAAELSNLNFKQTPEVKEPDTPQDLGSYTFITLQPMGSIPPPPPDAPATGSSNWLNSLWDMLRGTTGKSFTGEQAMVSSMSTWTIAKSQTDRNAVEEKFFGSVLRAAVRLAPMIANVVSQLNKDYQPDGTSQQQEKFLGALIGIGSGVIPYIPRIIRALRKDFEVDASPEADEKFLGAALRMALHLAPTVSQIIEGLRKDYQPDGSGTPEGEEKFIGAVLQTALTLSPTLSNLLERLRQDLRKDYEPAASEEDEQKFFGAVLRAGLRLAPAIAGIVQALGKDFQMGESEQADEKFFGSLLRVIRQVAPVVGEIVQELRKDYQIDKAVVDEEVEEKFFGSVLRAAVRLAPMIVNVVGQLNKDYQPDGASQQQEKFLGALIAAVTTIAPAIPDIIQAFRKDFEADGTAEKLLSEQVSNGHGRKLPIPVSRVSSHELPVGAGMS; this comes from the coding sequence ATGGCTGACATCAAAGCCCTGATCGTTGCAATCAACGACTACCCGGGTACGACCAACGATTTGCCCAGTTGTCTGGAGGATGCGAGAAAATTTATCGAAGTGCTGAAATCCCCATCCTACGGACTTCGCACTCAACAGTTGCGCACTCTGTACGACGCTGAAGCCACCATCAAAAATGTCACCGATGGCCTGGACTGGTTGTTGAGTGGCGTGAGCCGTTCCGCCAACGGCAAGCAGGACGCGCGCCGGATCTTGTATTTTAGCGGACACGGTTTTCGAACCGAACTGGAAGGCATTTTGCGCGAGTGCCTGTGCCTGCACGACGGCTTTTTCTTCGATCAGCAACTGAGCGCCAAAACCCAGGGATTGCCGCCCGGGATGCTCACAGTCATCCTGGACAGTTGTCATTCCGGCGGCATGGAGAAGCCATTTTTGCTGGTGGTGTCCACCGACGAGAGCGAAGAGCGCACCCGCAACAAGGTGTGGATTCCGGAGGATCTTTCCAAAGAAATTGCCGTGGAGCTGGATCAAACCGTCAGCTTGCCCTTCAAGGCCTTCGGCGGTCCTGTCGAACCGCCCCTGGCCGCCTCGAAATCGGGCGCAATGCGGTTGATGGCCACGAGCGCCATTGCCCGGCAGAAGGCGGATGCGCCGCGGGTCAACGGCCTGGTGCTCAGCGCCTGCCGGGCGGAGCAGACCGCCGCTGCCAGCACGTCGCGCACCAACGGCATGTCCGCCTTCACCTACGGCATCGTCACCGCCCTGACCAAGGCGGGCCAGTCGCTGCCCTCCTACGACCGCTTATCCAACGCTCGGCTGTTGCAGGCGGTCGCCGCCGAACTGTCCAATCTCAACTTCAAACAGACCCCGGAGGTCAAAGAACCCGACACTCCCCAAGATCTCGGTTCTTACACCTTTATCACGCTGCAGCCGATGGGTTCGATCCCGCCGCCCCCGCCCGACGCACCTGCCACCGGCTCCAGCAACTGGCTGAACAGCTTGTGGGATATGCTCCGCGGCACGACCGGTAAATCCTTTACAGGAGAACAAGCCATGGTTTCTTCGATGAGCACCTGGACGATCGCCAAATCGCAGACTGACAGAAACGCGGTCGAGGAAAAATTCTTCGGCTCGGTGCTGCGCGCCGCGGTGCGCCTTGCCCCGATGATTGCCAATGTCGTTAGCCAACTGAACAAGGACTACCAGCCGGACGGTACCTCCCAGCAACAGGAAAAATTCCTGGGTGCCCTCATCGGCATCGGCAGCGGTGTGATTCCCTATATTCCGAGGATCATCCGGGCTTTGCGTAAGGATTTCGAGGTCGATGCGTCGCCGGAGGCCGATGAGAAATTCCTGGGTGCGGCGTTGCGCATGGCGTTGCATCTGGCACCAACCGTTTCGCAGATCATCGAGGGTCTGCGCAAGGACTACCAGCCGGACGGCAGCGGCACACCCGAGGGCGAAGAGAAATTCATTGGAGCTGTTCTGCAGACAGCCCTGACGCTCTCTCCCACCCTTTCGAACCTGTTGGAAAGGCTGCGCCAGGATCTGCGCAAGGATTACGAACCGGCTGCCTCCGAAGAAGATGAGCAGAAATTCTTCGGTGCCGTCCTGCGGGCGGGCCTCCGACTGGCGCCGGCCATCGCCGGTATTGTCCAGGCTCTAGGCAAGGACTTCCAGATGGGAGAGTCCGAACAGGCCGACGAAAAGTTCTTCGGCTCGCTGCTGCGGGTGATCCGGCAGGTCGCTCCGGTAGTTGGTGAGATCGTCCAGGAACTGCGCAAGGACTATCAGATCGACAAGGCTGTGGTTGATGAGGAGGTCGAGGAGAAATTCTTCGGCTCGGTGCTGCGCGCTGCGGTGCGCCTCGCCCCGATGATCGTCAATGTCGTTGGCCAACTGAACAAGGACTACCAGCCGGACGGTGCCTCCCAGCAACAGGAAAAATTCCTGGGTGCGCTTATCGCGGCGGTCACCACCATCGCCCCGGCGATCCCCGACATCATCCAGGCGTTCCGCAAAGACTTCGAAGCCGACGGCACGGCCGAAAAGCTCTTGAGCGAGCAGGTCTCCAACGGGCATGGACGCAAACTCCCGATCCCGGTGTCGCGCGTGTCCTCCCATGAGCTACCGGTGGGAGCAGGAATGAGCTGA
- a CDS encoding AbrB/MazE/SpoVT family DNA-binding domain-containing protein produces MKSQVARWGNSLAFRIPRQIVIQLGLKPHTTLLCSVEAGALVVRPVREVKEYSLEELLVGPLEVEDEVDWGKPEGKEAW; encoded by the coding sequence GTGAAGTCGCAAGTGGCCCGCTGGGGGAATTCCCTCGCTTTTCGCATTCCCAGGCAGATTGTGATCCAACTTGGTCTCAAGCCCCACACCACACTCCTATGCAGTGTAGAAGCCGGGGCTCTGGTTGTTCGGCCTGTGCGGGAGGTCAAAGAGTACAGCCTTGAGGAGTTACTTGTCGGCCCGCTTGAAGTCGAAGACGAGGTCGATTGGGGCAAACCCGAAGGGAAAGAAGCTTGGTAG
- a CDS encoding type II toxin-antitoxin system PemK/MazF family toxin has protein sequence MVEYVPRRGEFIWLSFDPQAGHEQIGVRPALVVSQTLFNERLGFVFVCPVSNTQRKNPFYVLIPEGQAVTGVIMADQLRSLDYRARRAAAISLCSEELLIEVLRKIQPILF, from the coding sequence TTGGTAGAGTACGTTCCCCGGCGCGGCGAATTCATTTGGCTCAGTTTTGATCCACAAGCCGGGCATGAGCAGATAGGGGTTCGCCCAGCCCTGGTGGTCAGCCAGACTCTGTTTAATGAAAGGCTTGGCTTTGTCTTCGTTTGTCCTGTCAGCAACACGCAGCGCAAAAATCCGTTCTACGTACTTATCCCTGAAGGACAGGCAGTGACAGGGGTAATCATGGCCGATCAACTGCGCTCGCTTGATTACCGAGCCCGGCGGGCAGCCGCGATCAGTTTATGCTCTGAGGAACTGCTGATAGAGGTGCTGCGCAAAATTCAGCCGATTCTTTTTTGA